The Cervus elaphus chromosome 12, mCerEla1.1, whole genome shotgun sequence genome includes a region encoding these proteins:
- the LOC122705674 gene encoding olfactory receptor 4Q3 — MEKENDSKVTEFVLLGLSSSLELQLFLFLIFLLFYMAIVLGNVLIVVTVRADTHLLQSPMYYFLGHLSFIDLCLSCVTVPKMLGDFLREGKIISFSGCLAQIYFLHFLGASEMFLLTAMAYDRYVAICNPLHYLTVMSRQLCFRMVFACWCGGFVHSVTQVTLIIQLPFCGPNRLDNFYCDVPQVVKLACTDTYVVEVLMVSNSGLLSLVCFLALLFSYAVILVTLRTRFRQGQSRALSTCASHLTVVSLIFGPCVFIYLRPFCSFSVDKVFSVFYTVITPMLNPLIYTLRNTDMKTAMKKLRKKHMTSCCHVKE, encoded by the coding sequence taatatttctgttgttttacatGGCCATTGTCCTGGGAAACGTCTTGATAGTGGTAACAGTGCGAGCTGATACTCACCTGCTCCAATCACCTATGTACTATTTTTTGGGCCACCTGTCCTTCATTGACCTATGCCTGAGCTGTGTTACTGTGCCCAAGATGTTAGGAGATTTCCTACGGGAGGGCaagatcatttctttttcaggatGCCTGGCCCAGATCTACTTCCTGCACTTTCTGGGAGCCAGTGAGATGTTTCTGCTGACAGCCATGGCCTATGATAGGTATGTTGCCATATGTAATCCTTTGCACTACCTGACAGTCATGAGCCGCCAGCTCTGCTTTCGGATGGTTTTTGCCTGTTGGTGTGGGGGTTTTGTCCACTCTGTCACACAGGTCACACTGATCATTCAGCTACCCTTCTGTGGGCCCAACAGACTGGACAACTTCTACTGTGACGTCCCACAGGTCGTCAAGCTGGCCTGCACAGACACGTATGTAGTAGAGGTGCTGATGGTCTCCAACAGTGGTCTGTTGTCTCTTGTCTGTTTCTTGGCCTTGCTCTTCTCCTATGCTGTCATCTTGGTCACCCTGAGAACTCGCTTCCGCCAGGGCCAGAGCAGGGCACTCTCTACCTGTGCCTCCCACCTAACAGTGGTCAGTCTGATCTTTGGGCCGTGTGTATTTATCTACCTGAGACCTTTCTGCAGCTTCTCTGTGGACAAGGTTTTCTCTGTCTTCTACACGGTGATCACACCTATGTTGAACCCCCTCATTTATACTCTCAGAAACACTGATATGAAGACAGCCATGAAGAAGCTGAGAAAAAAACATATGACATCCTGCTGCCATGTCAAAGAATGA